One genomic window of Opitutia bacterium includes the following:
- a CDS encoding macro domain-containing protein — protein sequence MFKALIGDLFTSKAQTIVNTVNTVGVMGKGVALEFKNRFPAMFEDYVARCDRQQVKLGEPYLYRDLAGAMIVNFPTKEHWRAASRLADIERGLDYFVQHYAEWGVESIAFPPLGCGNGGLDWSDVGPLIYGKLHRLPISIEVYAPYGTPKGELTDEFLGGPAQMSLEGRGRTFAKLNPEWVVLMEVLRELSSQPYAPPVGRVIFQKICYVLTEMGVKTGFEFGKGSYGPFADNVKLALHDFANRNWLQEERLGQMLALRVGPQYEKDRERFSATIAEHRKRIVKTVDLFSRIKNTDQAEELVTVLYASRELKRSLPQQEVAEQALLEYVLHWKKAWREQPKQEAVAMAIRSLVMLGWMKLQFSESLPEAV from the coding sequence ATGTTCAAGGCTCTCATCGGAGATCTCTTCACCAGCAAAGCCCAGACGATCGTCAACACGGTCAACACCGTCGGCGTGATGGGCAAAGGGGTCGCGTTGGAGTTCAAGAACCGCTTTCCCGCGATGTTCGAAGACTATGTCGCGCGCTGCGACCGCCAGCAGGTGAAGCTGGGCGAGCCGTATCTCTATCGCGATCTCGCCGGGGCGATGATCGTCAACTTTCCGACCAAAGAGCACTGGCGCGCCGCCTCCCGGCTGGCTGACATCGAGCGCGGCCTCGATTACTTCGTCCAGCACTACGCGGAATGGGGCGTCGAGAGCATCGCCTTTCCACCGCTCGGCTGCGGCAACGGTGGACTCGACTGGTCGGACGTCGGACCGTTGATCTATGGCAAGCTTCACCGCCTGCCCATTTCCATCGAAGTTTACGCGCCCTATGGCACGCCGAAGGGCGAACTGACAGACGAGTTTCTCGGTGGCCCGGCGCAGATGAGCCTCGAGGGACGCGGGCGCACGTTCGCCAAATTGAACCCCGAATGGGTCGTTCTCATGGAGGTGCTGCGCGAACTTTCGAGCCAACCTTACGCCCCGCCGGTCGGACGGGTGATCTTCCAGAAAATCTGTTATGTGCTGACCGAGATGGGTGTGAAGACCGGCTTCGAGTTCGGCAAGGGCAGCTATGGCCCATTCGCCGATAACGTAAAACTGGCGCTGCATGACTTCGCCAATCGCAACTGGCTCCAAGAGGAGCGCCTCGGCCAGATGCTCGCGCTGCGCGTCGGACCACAATACGAAAAGGATCGCGAGCGTTTCTCCGCGACTATCGCCGAGCATCGGAAGCGGATCGTCAAGACGGTCGACCTCTTCAGCCGCATCAAGAACACCGATCAGGCCGAGGAGCTGGTCACGGTTCTATACGCCAGCCGCGAGTTGAAAAGATCCTTGCCGCAACAAGAGGTCGCCGAGCAGGCGTTGCTGGAATACGTGCTCCACTGGAAGAAGGCGTGGCGGGAGCAGCCCAAACAGGAGGCGGTCGCGATGGCGATCCGCAGCCTGGTCATGCTGGGCTGGATGAAGCTGCAATTCAGCGAATCGCTGCCGGAGGCCGTGTAA
- a CDS encoding DEAD/DEAH box helicase, with translation MSYVPARALELLRTGAQQPAATFRDGQEEAIRHVVEGRGRLLVVQKTGWGKSFVYFIATKLLREQGLGPAILISPLLALMRNQIAAAERMGVRAVTIHSENRAEWTDAEAQLARDEVDILLISPERLANEHFRSEVLASIAGRVSLLVVDEAHCISDWGHDFRPHYRFIERIVRTLPANLRVLATTATANDRVLADLQAVLGPGLTVSRGELGRPSLLLQTIRIPSQVGRMAWLATHLPRLNGSGIVYTLTVRDAVQVAGWLQSRGIAAEAYSGETGDRRVELENALLGNRVKALVATTALGMGFDKPDLAFVIHYQTPGSVVAYYQQVGRAGRALAAAHGVLLSGAEEIGITDYFIESAFPSREEVGAVLQALRDAPTGLSINEILPRLNVSRGRVEKALQLMSLESPAPIAKQGTKWTLTAASLTEAFWERARRLTELRREEQRQMQDYVALTAGHMDFLIRALDGQSGNHPPPRLAPLRATFDEALAREATAFLRRTSLPSAPRKQWPTGGLPHVGVAGRIDAAHQAQPGKVLCVWGDAGWGALVRQGKSRDGRFADQLVEACAAMVRSWAPQPPPAWVTCIPSRRHPALVPDFTQRLARALNLPFAAVLEKTDDRPAQKEMANSAQQARNVDGSLRVRAEGIPSGPVLLIDDMVDSKWTLTVAAYLLTTHGSGPVYPLALASTANADADE, from the coding sequence ATGTCCTATGTTCCCGCCCGTGCCCTCGAGCTTCTAAGAACCGGCGCCCAGCAACCGGCCGCCACCTTCCGCGACGGACAGGAGGAAGCCATCCGTCATGTCGTGGAAGGCCGCGGCCGGTTGCTCGTCGTGCAAAAGACCGGCTGGGGAAAGAGCTTCGTCTATTTCATCGCGACCAAGCTGCTGCGCGAGCAGGGCCTCGGTCCGGCGATCTTGATTTCCCCGCTGCTGGCCCTGATGCGCAACCAAATCGCCGCCGCCGAGCGGATGGGCGTGCGCGCGGTGACCATCCATTCGGAGAACAGAGCCGAGTGGACGGACGCCGAGGCGCAGTTGGCGCGCGACGAGGTGGACATCCTCCTGATCTCGCCGGAGCGGCTGGCCAACGAGCATTTCCGCTCGGAGGTCCTCGCGTCGATCGCGGGCCGGGTCTCGCTGCTGGTGGTGGACGAGGCGCATTGCATCTCGGATTGGGGCCACGATTTCCGGCCGCACTACCGGTTCATCGAACGCATCGTCCGCACGCTGCCGGCCAACCTGCGGGTGCTGGCGACGACCGCCACGGCGAACGACCGCGTGTTGGCCGATCTCCAAGCGGTGCTCGGCCCCGGCCTTACGGTATCGCGCGGCGAACTCGGCCGCCCCTCGCTCCTCCTGCAGACGATCCGCATTCCGAGCCAGGTGGGGCGCATGGCTTGGCTGGCCACGCATCTCCCCCGCCTCAACGGCAGCGGGATCGTCTACACCCTCACCGTGCGCGATGCCGTGCAAGTCGCCGGCTGGCTGCAATCCCGCGGCATCGCGGCCGAGGCCTACAGCGGCGAGACGGGCGACCGGCGCGTGGAACTGGAAAACGCCCTGCTGGGAAACCGCGTCAAGGCGCTCGTGGCGACGACCGCCCTCGGCATGGGCTTCGACAAACCGGACCTCGCGTTCGTGATTCACTACCAAACCCCGGGGTCCGTGGTGGCGTATTACCAGCAAGTCGGCCGGGCCGGCCGGGCGCTCGCGGCGGCGCACGGCGTGCTCCTGAGCGGCGCCGAAGAGATCGGCATCACGGACTATTTCATCGAAAGCGCGTTCCCGTCGCGCGAGGAAGTCGGCGCCGTGTTGCAGGCGTTGCGGGACGCGCCGACCGGATTGTCGATCAACGAAATCCTGCCGCGCCTCAACGTCAGTCGCGGTCGAGTCGAGAAGGCGCTGCAGCTGATGTCGCTGGAATCGCCGGCTCCGATTGCGAAGCAAGGCACCAAGTGGACGCTCACGGCGGCGAGCCTGACCGAGGCCTTTTGGGAAAGAGCGCGGCGGCTGACCGAACTCCGCCGCGAGGAGCAGCGGCAGATGCAGGACTACGTCGCGCTCACGGCCGGCCACATGGATTTTCTCATTCGGGCTTTGGATGGACAAAGCGGGAATCATCCGCCGCCCCGGCTCGCGCCGCTCCGGGCCACTTTCGACGAAGCCCTCGCGCGAGAAGCCACCGCGTTCCTGCGGCGGACGAGCTTGCCCTCGGCGCCGCGCAAGCAATGGCCCACGGGAGGGCTTCCGCACGTGGGAGTGGCGGGGCGGATCGACGCCGCGCACCAAGCGCAGCCCGGGAAGGTGTTGTGCGTGTGGGGCGATGCCGGCTGGGGAGCGCTGGTCCGGCAAGGCAAGTCCCGCGACGGCCGATTTGCGGATCAATTGGTGGAGGCCTGCGCCGCGATGGTGCGTTCGTGGGCCCCGCAGCCTCCGCCGGCTTGGGTGACGTGCATCCCGTCGCGCCGGCATCCCGCATTGGTGCCGGATTTCACCCAGCGACTGGCGCGAGCGTTGAATCTCCCCTTCGCGGCGGTGTTGGAGAAGACCGACGATCGGCCGGCTCAGAAGGAAATGGCGAACAGCGCCCAACAAGCGCGCAACGTGGACGGCTCGCTGCGCGTGCGCGCGGAGGGAATTCCATCCGGGCCCGTGCTGCTGATCGACGACATGGTGGATTCGAAATGGACTCTCACCGTCGCGGCGTATCTATTGACCACGCATGGCAGCGGGCCGGTTTATCCCTTGGCTTTGGCCTCCACTGCCAACGCCGACGCCGACGAATGA
- a CDS encoding DNA-processing protein DprA — MIAPLTPNTQAILLLTAPLEVGRSASAADILSLGEYNRLARLLRQGQRQPADLIGSDATAVLALCGPAFAGSRLQTLLGRGFLLSQAVERWHARAIWVISRADATYPSRFKTRLKEDAPPVVYGCGDPALLESGGFAVVGSRHVDDALLEYTAKVGQLIARSGRSLVSGGARGIDQAAMRGSAQAGGVTVGVLADSLERAALAREHREGLMDGRLVLISPCDPAAGFNVGHAMQRNKLIYALADAALVVSSDFNKGGTWAGAVEQLERYHCGPLFVRQDSGAGKGNEALLRKGALPWSEPHDAPSFDLLLEKARQAALAPATQGALPLTLGEEPAAYPELSATVAGEKDGSQARATPPPASAAKPAPTAGSATAPSLSLRVHAHDLLLKELQEPRTEEEIAERLGILKAQAKVWIKELVEAGSLAKVKQSKPARFRAIAQSDTLA, encoded by the coding sequence ATGATCGCTCCGCTCACTCCGAATACCCAGGCCATCCTGCTCCTCACCGCCCCGCTGGAGGTTGGGCGTAGCGCGTCGGCGGCGGACATTCTCAGCCTCGGCGAATACAACCGGCTGGCCCGACTGCTTCGCCAGGGGCAGCGGCAACCGGCCGACCTGATCGGATCCGATGCGACCGCCGTCCTCGCGTTGTGCGGCCCGGCTTTCGCGGGGTCACGCCTGCAGACCCTGCTGGGACGCGGCTTCCTGCTCAGCCAAGCCGTCGAGCGCTGGCATGCGCGCGCGATCTGGGTGATCAGCCGGGCGGACGCGACTTATCCTTCGCGGTTCAAGACCCGACTGAAGGAGGACGCCCCGCCGGTGGTCTACGGGTGCGGCGATCCGGCCTTGTTGGAGTCGGGCGGCTTCGCCGTCGTGGGCTCGCGGCACGTCGACGACGCGTTGCTCGAGTATACGGCGAAGGTCGGGCAATTGATTGCCCGGTCTGGACGCAGCCTCGTGTCGGGTGGCGCCAGAGGCATCGACCAAGCGGCGATGCGCGGATCCGCGCAGGCTGGAGGAGTTACCGTCGGCGTGCTGGCCGACAGCCTCGAACGGGCGGCGCTCGCTCGAGAGCACCGCGAAGGATTGATGGATGGGCGACTCGTCCTGATTTCGCCCTGCGATCCGGCGGCGGGCTTCAACGTGGGGCACGCCATGCAGCGCAACAAACTGATCTACGCGTTGGCCGACGCCGCGTTGGTGGTCAGCAGCGATTTCAACAAAGGCGGCACGTGGGCCGGCGCGGTGGAGCAGTTGGAGCGGTATCACTGCGGGCCGCTCTTCGTGCGCCAAGACAGCGGCGCGGGCAAAGGCAACGAGGCGCTGTTGCGGAAAGGAGCATTGCCGTGGTCGGAACCCCACGACGCGCCGTCCTTCGACCTGCTGCTCGAAAAGGCCCGGCAGGCTGCGCTCGCTCCGGCGACGCAAGGCGCCCTGCCGCTCACGTTGGGCGAAGAGCCGGCAGCCTACCCGGAACTTTCCGCAACCGTGGCCGGCGAAAAGGACGGTTCCCAGGCGCGCGCTACACCGCCGCCTGCGTCCGCGGCGAAGCCCGCGCCCACCGCGGGTTCCGCGACCGCGCCCTCGCTTAGTCTACGCGTCCATGCCCACGACCTGCTTTTGAAAGAGCTGCAGGAGCCCCGCACCGAGGAGGAGATCGCGGAGCGATTGGGAATCCTGAAGGCGCAAGCCAAGGTCTGGATCAAGGAGTTGGTCGAAGCGGGCAGCCTCGCGAAAGTGAAGCAGAGCAAGCCCGCCCGGTTTCGCGCGATCGCGCAGAGCGATACCCTCGCCTGA
- a CDS encoding type I restriction endonuclease subunit R, translated as MLTEDQLEQQCLGWFRDGGWETVFGPDLAPDGIAPERANYREVVLVGRLQRSLARLNSGVPAAVLEEAVQRMLKLDHPVAEQRNRDFHRLLLSGLKVSWREGDTVKHEDLRLVDFANLDANEFLVVNQFAIKGPNKTRRPDIVAFLNGLPLALIELKNPADEQADVWKAYQQLQTYKEEIADIFDYNEALIVSDGFTARIGSLTADQERFMPWRTIKSEDDNPVLEFEAEKIVRGFFDRELFLDYLKHFILFEQDGDRLVKKIAGYHQFHAVREAVRVTVIASSPPEANRTEESRAPYGKEVVPGSRKAGVVWHTQGSGKSISMVCYAGKLIQQPEMRNPTFVVVTDRNDLDGQLYETFCGAQELLKQTPEQADSREELRAKLASRQAGGIIFTTIQKFALGEGEARHPALCERSNVVVISDEAHRSQYGLKARLNTKTGQYVYGFAKHLRDALPGASFIGFTGTPIESDDRDTRAVFGDYISIYDIEDAKADGATVGIFYESRLAKLDVNRAEIEKLSAEVEELVDEEDESQREKTKGTWSTLEKLVGAKERIEEIAADVVAHFESRNAVMPGKAMIVGMSRDICARLYAAIVALRPNWHDADIEKGAIKVVMTGNATDDKALQPHVTTKRQKKRIEKRFKNPADSLRLVIVRDMWLTGFDAPCCHTMYVDKPMKGHNLMQAIARVNRVFKDKPGGLVVDYIGIANDLKAALKTYTDSKGKGAPSRDAGEFLDVLRAKLDACRSLFHGFDYSSYETSPVALLVPAANHILGLKDGKKRFLDLVTAITRAFALCGTLDEAEELRTEIAFFSAVKAAIVKYTAVDRKLTEAEKHSALRRILDNAVVSEGVEDIFALAGLKKPNLGLLSQEFLEDVRAMPQKNLAVELLEKLLRDEIKAHTRTNVVLQRKFGDRLLDALRKYHNRAIETAQVIEELLQMAGDFKDALSRNEELGLSLDEIAFYDALAERPEVLQTMGDATLKQLATELTEQLRRSTTVDWQVRDSVRAKMRILIKRLLKKYKYPPEGQDDAVARVLEQAEALADEWSSN; from the coding sequence ATGCTCACCGAAGACCAACTCGAACAGCAGTGCCTCGGCTGGTTCCGCGACGGCGGCTGGGAGACGGTCTTCGGTCCCGACCTCGCCCCCGACGGCATCGCACCGGAGCGCGCGAACTATCGCGAGGTGGTCTTGGTCGGTCGGCTCCAGCGCTCGCTGGCGCGACTCAATTCCGGCGTGCCCGCGGCCGTGCTCGAAGAGGCGGTGCAGCGCATGCTCAAGCTTGATCACCCGGTCGCCGAGCAGCGCAATCGCGACTTTCACCGACTGCTGCTCTCCGGCCTCAAGGTCAGCTGGCGCGAGGGCGACACGGTCAAACACGAGGACCTGCGGTTGGTGGACTTCGCCAACCTCGACGCCAACGAATTCCTCGTCGTCAACCAGTTCGCGATCAAGGGACCAAACAAGACGCGCCGCCCGGATATTGTCGCCTTCCTCAACGGCCTGCCACTCGCGCTCATCGAGCTGAAGAACCCGGCCGACGAACAGGCTGACGTGTGGAAAGCTTATCAGCAGCTCCAGACCTACAAGGAGGAGATTGCCGATATCTTCGACTACAACGAAGCCCTCATCGTCAGCGACGGCTTTACCGCCCGCATCGGCTCGCTCACCGCCGATCAGGAGCGCTTCATGCCGTGGCGCACGATCAAGAGCGAAGACGACAACCCGGTGCTGGAGTTTGAGGCGGAGAAGATCGTGCGCGGGTTCTTCGACCGGGAGCTGTTCCTCGACTACCTCAAACACTTCATCCTCTTCGAACAGGATGGCGACCGGCTCGTGAAGAAGATCGCGGGCTATCACCAGTTCCATGCCGTCCGGGAGGCGGTGCGAGTGACCGTGATTGCCTCCTCCCCGCCCGAGGCCAACCGCACCGAGGAATCGCGCGCGCCCTATGGCAAGGAGGTCGTGCCGGGGTCGCGGAAGGCCGGCGTCGTCTGGCACACGCAGGGCTCGGGAAAGAGCATCTCCATGGTTTGCTACGCCGGAAAGCTCATCCAGCAGCCGGAGATGAGAAACCCCACTTTCGTCGTCGTCACCGACCGCAACGACCTCGATGGCCAGCTCTACGAAACCTTCTGCGGCGCCCAGGAACTCCTCAAGCAGACCCCCGAGCAGGCCGACAGCCGCGAGGAGCTCCGCGCCAAACTCGCCTCGCGCCAGGCCGGCGGGATTATTTTCACCACGATCCAGAAGTTCGCTCTCGGCGAGGGCGAGGCCCGGCACCCGGCTCTCTGCGAGCGCAGCAACGTCGTCGTTATCTCCGACGAGGCCCATCGCAGCCAATACGGCCTCAAGGCGCGGCTCAACACCAAGACCGGCCAATACGTCTACGGCTTCGCCAAGCACCTCCGCGACGCCCTGCCCGGCGCGTCCTTCATCGGCTTCACCGGCACGCCCATCGAAAGCGACGACCGCGACACCCGCGCCGTCTTCGGCGACTACATCAGTATCTACGACATCGAGGACGCCAAGGCGGACGGCGCCACCGTCGGCATCTTCTACGAAAGCCGCCTCGCTAAGCTCGACGTCAACCGCGCCGAGATCGAAAAGCTCAGCGCCGAGGTCGAGGAGCTCGTCGACGAGGAGGACGAGTCTCAGCGCGAGAAAACCAAGGGCACCTGGTCGACCCTCGAAAAACTCGTCGGCGCCAAGGAGCGCATCGAGGAAATCGCCGCCGATGTCGTCGCCCATTTCGAGAGCCGCAACGCCGTCATGCCGGGCAAAGCGATGATCGTCGGCATGAGCCGCGACATCTGCGCCCGCCTCTACGCCGCCATCGTCGCCCTCCGCCCCAACTGGCACGATGCCGATATCGAGAAGGGGGCGATCAAGGTCGTGATGACCGGCAACGCGACCGACGACAAAGCGCTCCAGCCCCACGTCACCACCAAGCGCCAGAAAAAGCGCATCGAAAAACGCTTCAAGAACCCGGCCGATTCGCTCCGCCTCGTGATCGTGCGCGACATGTGGCTGACCGGCTTCGACGCCCCGTGCTGCCACACGATGTATGTCGATAAGCCGATGAAGGGCCACAACCTCATGCAGGCCATCGCCCGCGTGAACCGCGTATTCAAGGACAAGCCCGGCGGCCTCGTGGTGGACTACATCGGCATCGCCAACGACCTGAAGGCCGCGCTCAAGACTTACACCGATTCCAAGGGCAAAGGCGCCCCCAGCCGCGATGCCGGGGAGTTTCTCGACGTCCTTCGCGCCAAGCTGGACGCCTGCCGCTCCCTCTTCCACGGCTTCGACTATTCCAGCTACGAGACGAGCCCTGTGGCCCTGCTCGTGCCGGCCGCGAACCACATCCTCGGCCTGAAGGACGGCAAGAAGCGTTTCCTCGATCTCGTGACCGCCATCACCCGCGCGTTCGCCCTCTGCGGCACCCTCGACGAAGCCGAGGAACTGCGCACCGAGATCGCCTTCTTCAGCGCGGTGAAAGCCGCGATCGTGAAATACACCGCCGTGGACCGGAAGCTGACCGAGGCCGAAAAACACTCCGCGCTCCGCCGCATCCTCGACAACGCCGTCGTCTCCGAAGGTGTCGAAGACATCTTCGCTCTGGCCGGCCTGAAGAAACCCAACCTCGGCCTGCTCTCGCAGGAGTTTCTGGAGGATGTCCGCGCCATGCCGCAAAAGAACCTCGCGGTGGAGTTGCTGGAAAAACTCCTGCGCGACGAGATCAAGGCCCACACGCGCACCAACGTCGTCCTCCAGAGAAAATTCGGCGACCGCCTGCTCGACGCGCTGCGCAAATACCACAACCGCGCCATCGAAACCGCGCAGGTAATCGAGGAGCTTCTCCAAATGGCCGGCGATTTCAAAGACGCCCTCAGCCGCAACGAGGAGCTCGGCCTGTCCCTGGATGAAATCGCCTTCTACGACGCGTTGGCCGAGCGCCCCGAGGTCCTCCAGACGATGGGCGACGCCACGCTCAAGCAGCTCGCCACCGAGCTGACGGAGCAACTCCGCCGCAGCACGACGGTCGACTGGCAGGTGCGCGACAGCGTGCGCGCCAAGATGCGCATCCTCATCAAGCGCCTCCTCAAAAAATACAAATACCCGCCCGAAGGACAGGACGACGCCGTCGCCCGCGTGCTCGAGCAAGCCGAGGCACTCGCCGACGAATGGAGCAGCAACTAG
- a CDS encoding TonB-dependent receptor has product MRPLALLAPLALACGTALAQPAAPAEPPVKLADFVVTPSRYSVSREGDGSKATLTRADLESLPQVGEDLFRSIARLPGVAADDFTAKFWVRGAPQRQLLVRLDGADLLEPFHLKDVDGALSIVDLRAISQLDLMTGGFNADFGNRAAAVLTMDTLSPTAATPHYSAGLSVTSMRAGTAGTFAEGRGRWFASVRRGYPDLALKLEGRAEEIFPRYWDAYAKTEFDLSSAHTVSLHLLHSGDTLRIENPDGPDLHSSYDSDYAWARWRATWSERVSSETVLAQSWLAWRRDGAGIYLPRYRLELRDRRSLAATALRQDWNIADSGQLLVRAGWQLGRDRAEYSYHLYREDAVVVNGVVTAVPRTINLAPAPDNDAAGAFVATRYAVAPSVAVEPGLRFDRNSATGDRDWSPRLNAAWQLAPRTTLRAACGAYAQAQGAHELAVSFGDDKFHPSEKAEHRVIGLEQRLPGDVNFRVEAYERLTHDPRPQWFNRYDTYGIFPEAQTDRILLAPTRAHARGLELIARRRGHGALDWSASYALSRATQDVGGATLPAARDQRHAFYADATYRLGKFWSFGAAWQYHTGWPTTAVNYTIVPLASGSRTLVRSFGPTLAQRLPDYHRLDLRASRTIPLRRGVLTVFVDVFNAYDRANPIAYDYDPSIVSGAVRDGKKPRDMLPIVPTLGISWEG; this is encoded by the coding sequence ATGCGTCCCCTCGCCTTGCTTGCCCCCTTGGCGTTGGCGTGCGGCACGGCTCTCGCCCAGCCGGCCGCACCCGCCGAGCCTCCGGTCAAACTCGCTGACTTCGTCGTCACGCCCAGCCGCTACAGCGTCTCGCGTGAAGGCGACGGCTCCAAAGCCACGCTGACCCGCGCCGACCTCGAATCGCTCCCGCAGGTCGGCGAGGACCTTTTCCGCTCCATCGCGCGCCTGCCCGGCGTCGCCGCCGACGACTTCACCGCGAAATTCTGGGTGCGCGGCGCGCCGCAACGCCAGCTCCTCGTCCGCCTCGACGGCGCCGACCTCCTCGAACCGTTTCACCTCAAGGACGTCGACGGCGCGCTCTCCATCGTCGACCTCCGCGCCATCAGCCAACTCGATCTCATGACCGGCGGCTTCAACGCCGACTTCGGCAACCGCGCCGCGGCCGTGCTCACGATGGACACACTCTCGCCCACCGCCGCCACGCCGCACTATTCCGCCGGCCTCAGCGTCACGAGCATGCGCGCCGGCACCGCGGGAACGTTCGCCGAGGGACGCGGACGCTGGTTCGCCAGCGTGCGCCGCGGCTATCCCGATCTCGCGCTCAAGCTCGAAGGCCGTGCCGAGGAGATTTTTCCCCGCTACTGGGATGCCTACGCGAAAACCGAATTCGACCTCTCGTCCGCGCACACTGTTTCGCTGCACCTGCTCCACTCCGGCGACACGCTGCGCATCGAGAACCCCGACGGTCCCGACCTCCATTCCAGCTACGACAGCGACTACGCCTGGGCGCGCTGGCGCGCGACGTGGTCCGAGCGCGTCTCCTCCGAAACCGTCCTCGCGCAATCGTGGCTCGCGTGGCGGCGCGACGGCGCCGGCATCTACCTCCCGCGCTACCGGCTCGAACTCCGCGACCGCCGCTCGCTCGCCGCGACTGCGCTGCGACAGGACTGGAACATCGCCGATTCCGGCCAACTCCTCGTCCGCGCCGGCTGGCAACTCGGCCGCGACCGCGCCGAGTATTCCTATCACCTCTATCGCGAGGACGCCGTCGTCGTGAACGGCGTCGTCACCGCCGTGCCGCGCACGATCAACCTCGCGCCCGCACCCGACAACGACGCCGCCGGCGCGTTCGTCGCCACGCGCTACGCCGTCGCTCCGTCCGTCGCGGTCGAGCCCGGCCTGCGTTTCGACCGCAACAGCGCGACCGGCGACCGCGACTGGAGCCCGCGCCTCAATGCCGCCTGGCAACTCGCACCGCGCACCACGCTCCGCGCCGCGTGCGGAGCCTACGCGCAGGCGCAGGGCGCGCACGAGCTCGCCGTGTCGTTTGGCGACGACAAGTTCCACCCGTCCGAGAAAGCCGAGCATCGCGTGATCGGTCTCGAGCAGCGGCTGCCCGGCGACGTGAATTTCCGCGTCGAAGCCTACGAGCGCCTCACGCACGATCCGCGCCCGCAGTGGTTCAACCGCTACGACACCTACGGCATCTTTCCGGAAGCGCAGACCGACCGCATCCTGCTCGCGCCGACGCGCGCCCACGCGCGCGGACTCGAGTTGATCGCACGGCGGCGCGGTCACGGCGCGCTTGATTGGAGCGCGAGCTACGCGCTCTCCCGCGCGACGCAGGACGTCGGCGGCGCGACCTTGCCGGCCGCGCGCGACCAGCGCCACGCGTTCTACGCCGACGCGACCTACCGGCTCGGCAAATTCTGGAGCTTCGGCGCGGCGTGGCAGTATCACACCGGCTGGCCGACGACCGCGGTGAACTACACCATCGTGCCGCTCGCCAGCGGCAGCCGCACGCTCGTGCGCAGTTTCGGCCCGACGCTCGCGCAGCGGCTGCCTGACTATCACCGGCTCGACCTGCGCGCGAGTCGCACGATCCCGCTGCGCCGCGGCGTGCTGACAGTATTCGTCGACGTCTTCAACGCCTATGACCGCGCCAACCCGATCGCCTACGACTACGACCCGAGCATCGTGAGCGGCGCCGTGCGCGACGGAAAGAAGCCGCGCGACATGCTCCCAATCGTCCCGACGCTCGGCATCAGCTGGGAGGGTTGA
- a CDS encoding NYN domain-containing protein — protein sequence MPDFTHFIFVDFENVQDVDLALAKEKPVHVTLLIGAKQTKVPVKLATQLHTFAAQVTPVEVGGSGRNALDLTLAMYLGREIERHPQANYVIVSRDQDFDPMVTHLTSAGARVERVPSFAAVSAFASARKSVRPARAARTHAPKPHARPSAYSPAKPPTSAAAAKPTDTPLPPRIGMDVIPDLARRQNAIFARLSNPTNKNRPTTQKALAAHLRAALGNNAAEADVAALLAALEARRVLSIDAQKRVVYAHR from the coding sequence ATGCCTGACTTCACTCACTTCATCTTCGTCGACTTCGAAAACGTGCAGGACGTGGACCTCGCGCTCGCCAAGGAAAAGCCCGTGCATGTCACGCTTCTCATCGGAGCAAAGCAGACCAAGGTGCCGGTCAAGCTCGCCACGCAGCTCCACACCTTCGCGGCTCAGGTGACGCCCGTCGAAGTCGGCGGCTCCGGACGCAACGCGCTCGATTTAACGCTCGCCATGTATCTCGGACGCGAAATCGAGCGGCACCCACAGGCGAACTACGTCATCGTTTCCCGCGACCAGGATTTCGATCCCATGGTTACGCACCTGACGAGCGCCGGCGCACGCGTCGAGCGCGTCCCGAGCTTTGCGGCCGTATCCGCATTCGCGTCCGCTCGGAAATCGGTGCGTCCAGCCCGGGCAGCGCGGACGCACGCTCCGAAGCCGCACGCGCGTCCCTCGGCTTATTCCCCCGCCAAACCGCCGACTTCCGCCGCCGCAGCGAAACCGACCGACACCCCGCTCCCGCCGCGCATCGGCATGGACGTCATCCCGGACCTCGCGCGGCGCCAAAATGCCATTTTCGCCCGACTCTCCAACCCCACGAACAAGAACCGGCCCACGACGCAGAAAGCGCTCGCAGCCCATCTGCGGGCGGCGCTCGGCAACAACGCCGCCGAGGCGGACGTGGCCGCGTTGCTGGCGGCGCTTGAGGCGCGACGCGTGTTGTCGATCGATGCGCAGAAGCGGGTTGTCTACGCGCACCGCTAG